From the genome of Candidozyma auris chromosome 2, complete sequence, one region includes:
- the ZCF8 gene encoding Zcf8p, giving the protein MRPKRARRTYACGPCKRYKMKCNLELPCSSCVRAQRAHLCHENPPNPPSEEETRRREERRSRNSRLKEKAAKKEQTAKTAPGDSNRQSSVSVSVPSLDPGVPSDSGGPIRGFEPAMAAPKLELGITSQDSDISSIRSSSSVSNHFNSVYGNPLPFFGSIQRPPPWNQSDWQPNNDPPCQSPSSSFSSSTPPSNSPNYHTNSPFSPYVPPLVVHSPFSSASPSGNPEPCVHPTVMAQNVHRSPLMAQYAMDCKQRYILVPTETATRWKFTFASLALRSGQDKNAHWLSDYFNWAYSAENSGFQELVDWLSVFITAQRLVSNFDSIVTMGSAPKATVDKHSLQCMALACSFLANGALAGPRITKKVVSLANEWLSLSDEIGKNVANEVWQDGIYFMVLCMSSRSTIVSTSQLERLTVKVRDYFTAISSNESFLRYLHQLEFENLSPQDSEAFSIVAKCWTYLKLVETEASVLQAESSFQYEHAELKDTIQPDRKVVKYLFNLVPEEPISSYQAYDIALLASSLFFRRFENCKTAKDIAYAYLSLYSEFCAMSIPASEPLFQAIEMVTGGPARANPGAAEIAALVRTSAQSLGVMLKVSFICVRWLSIIRAEPNKFVTLRFAHYVTTLLSMFNPLMAIVDTGKVSPHNLIASLQCCAQLNTVLDMYNMLTLQALFVAVMSNFVKTSTAHWGLDVSYLLNAVLSSYGRARKCLETMKPYSNYPLSIALLQVSEVLTREVHSTRFQPRSSDKPAHEFFEYLQRSIAKENWDVFVNSLFGMEATAANYIEQLWRFGDVAKLHQEKPILITKTLVLNTAFIKEFEHAYRGFWFTLQHVNQYLEL; this is encoded by the coding sequence ATGCGGCCCAAGCGTGCTCGAAGAACCTATGCGTGTGGGCCATGCAAGCGATATAAGATGAAGTGCAACTTGGAGCTCCCGTGCAGCCTGTGTGTTCGGGCTCAGCGTGCTCACTTGTGCCACGAAAACCCTCCAAACCCTCCGTCGGAGGAGGAGACGAGGCGCAGAGAAGAACGACGCTCAAGAAATTCCCGTCTAAAGGAGAAGGCCgcaaagaaggagcagACGGCCAAGACAGCACCAGGCGATTCAAATCGTCAGCTGTCTGTTTCTGTGCTGGTGCCTAGTCTTGACCCTGGAGTCCCTTCCGACTCTGGTGGCCCCATTCGAGGATTCGAGCCAGCGATGGCGGCTCCAAAGCTTGAGCTCGGCATCACTTCACAAGACTCAGACATTTCTCTGATCCGCCTGAGCCTGTCGGTGTCTAATCACTTCAACTCCGTCTACGGCAACCCACTACCGTTTTTTGGCTCTATTCAAAGACCTCCGCCTTGGAATCAGAGCGATTGGCAACCCAACAACGACCCGCCTTGCCAGTCGCCTTCTCTGTCATTTCTGTCTTCCACTCCGCCGTCAAACTCGCCCAATTACCACACAAACTCGCCGTTTCTGCCATACGTGCCACCTTTAGTGGTTCACCTGCCGTTTTCACTGGCGCTGCCCTCTGGCAACCCAGAGCCATGCGTTCATCCCACTGTGATGGCTCAAAACGTTCATCGTCTGCCCTTGATGGCCCAGTATGCTATGGACTGCAAGCAACGATACATCTTGGTGCCAACAGAAACGGCCACGCGCTGGAAATTTACTTTTGCCTCCCTAGCTTTGCGCCTGGGACAGGATAAAAACGCCCATTGGCTCAGTGACTACTTTAATTGGGCATACCTGGCAGAGAACTCTGGCTTCCAGGAGCTTGTGGACTGGTTGTCTGTATTCATCACCGCACAACGTCTTGTGTCGAACTTTGACTCAATTGTAACCATGGGGCTGGCACCCAAGGCAACTGTGGATAAACATTCGTTGCAATGTATGGCTCTCGCTTGCCTGTTCCTCGCTAATGGTGCACTTGCCGGGCCTCGTATCACCAAAAAAGTTGTGTCACTTGCAAACGAGTGGCTCTCACTCTCAGATGAAATAGGCAAAAACGTTGCCAATGAAGTCTGGCAAGATGGTATCTATTTCATGGTCCTTTGCATGCTGTCCAGAAGCACTATAGTATCCACCAGCCAATTAGAGCGTCTCACAGTCAAGGTCCGTGATTACTTCACAGCAATCTCCTCCAACGAATCATTTCTACGGTATTTGCATCAgcttgaatttgaaaatctCTCACCTCAGGATTCGGAAGCATTCTCCATAGTTGCGAAATGCTGGACTTATTTGAAGCTTGTGGAAACTGAGGCGTCCGTACTTCAGGCAGAGTCGCTGTTTCAATATGAGCACgctgagctcaaggataCTATTCAACCTGATCGTAAAGTCGTCAAATATCTTTTCAACTTGGTACCCGAGGAACCGATATCGAGCTACCAGGCCTACGATATCGCTCTTCTTGCATCGAGCTTATTTTTTCGCCGTTTCGAGAACTGCAAAACGGCTAAAGACATTGCATACGCATATCTCTCGCTATATAGCGAGTTCTGTGCCATGTCAATTCCAGCATCTGAACCCTTGTTTCAAGCAATCGAGATGGTCACAGGAGGCCCTGCCAGAGCCAACCCTGGTGCAGCCGAAATCGCTGCTCTTGTGCGTACTCTGGCACAGCTGTTAGGTGTCATGCTTAAAGTCTCATTTATTTGCGTGCGTTGGCTTCTGATCATACGAGCGGAACCAAATAAATTTGTGACGCTTCGTTTTGCTCATTACGTGACCACACTTTTGTCGATGTTTAACCCTCTCATGGCTATCGTTGACACAGGCAAGGTTTCGCCACACAATCTCATTGCTTCGCTTCAATGCTGCGCCCAACTCAATACCGTACTTGACATGTATAATATGTTGACGCTCCAGGCACTCTTTGTGGCCGTGATGTCAAATTTTGTGAAAACCTCTACGGCACATTGGGGTCTCGATGTTCTGTATTTGTTGAATGCGGTGCTTTCTTCGTACGGCCGTGCAAGAAAGTGTCTCGAGACCATGAAGCCATACTCTAATTACCCATTATCGATAGCATTACTTCAGGTGAGTGAGGTTCTTACACGGGAAGTGCATTCGACAAGATTTCAGCCACGGTCTCTGGATAAGCCTGCTCATGAATTTTTTGAGTATCTACAAAGAAGTATTGCGAAAGAAAACTGGGATGTATTTGTGAACTCTTTATTCGGCATGGAGGCGACAGCTGCAAACTACATTGAGCAACTTTGGCGATTTGGAGATGTCGCCAAATTGCATCAGGAGAAACCTATTTTGATCACCAAGACTTTGGTGTTGAATACTGCAttcatcaaggaatttGAACATGCGTATCGTGGATTTTGGTTCACGCTTCAACACGTTAATCAGTACCTCGAACTATGA
- a CDS encoding ubiquitin-protein ligase — protein sequence MTVNDRQGAGDNDDNSSHETPFFDSATEQPSASESASNDAPAAGSSEESTSRPADQDSSPPMSNYNFFDYLLNTALGRGSEENGPQRDSVPSGDSANEGTGDAPSNSYMGMIGTDPAGQIIITVNYMFFDGGDGDGPGRTGSLVVTLPNNAANREPRAIQSFISLATRYAYSMLVSNANKKKGISPDKFRSFPVKPLSSIREESCSICFEQFEDVVASSDCIDDDCVTKKRKTNSRESTPSAATSNERDANKQTLNTCGIDWKHVPVKLPCGHIFGQSCLAHWLNDNRSCPLCRVNLSDETNEESSSVPPVAYLRFGTPGGGGFHLFGDQNTNSPTSETSETDVNQPQNQQSQEFSETASTTTQDSQRSSNLLRRATSVIFHPNRPQSNRTAEDEPGMPSLGRRRNSPVSPMINQILNLFGRNRRRRSEDRSGESSIFASGVSSRRTEDGVETITHESGNHMDNTNALDPDSTQAPSRDSHPQ from the coding sequence ATGACCGTCAACGATAGACAAGGGGCTGGAGACAACGACGATAACAGCTCCCACGAAACACCATTCTTCGACTCCGCTACGGAACAGCCGTCCGCATCCGAAAGTGCGTCCAATGATGCTCCAGCGGCTGGTTCCTCTGAAGAGTCTACATCTCGCCCTGCCGATCAGGATTCGTCGCCGCCAATGCTGAATTATAACTTCTTTGATTACTTGCTCAACACTGCGTTGGGTAGAGGTCTGGAGGAGAACGGGCCTCAGAGGGACCTGGTGCCATCCGGGGACTCTGCTAATGAAGGCACGGGTGATGCTCCATCAAATAGCTACATGGGCATGATCGGCACCGATCCTGCTGGTCAGATCATCATTACTGTGAACTACATGTTTTTTGACGGTGGTGACGGCGATGGGCCTGGCCGTACTGGCTCGCTTGTCGTGACGTTGCCCAACAATGCTGCCAACAGAGAACCTCGTGCAATACAACTGTTCATTTCGTTGGCCACCCGTTATGCATACCTGATGTTGGTTTCCAAcgccaacaagaagaagggcaTTTCTCCAGACAAGTTCCGCAGCTTCCCGGTCAAACCATTGCTGTCCatcagagaagaaagttgcTCGATCTGTTTCGAGCAGTTTGAAGACGTGGTTGCCTCGTCTGATTGCATAGATGATGACTGCGTTACTAAGAAACGTAAAACAAACCTGAGAGAATCTACTCCTTCCGCAGCAACTTCCAACGAGCGGGATGCCAATAAGCAAACCCTAAATACCTGTGGAATAGATTGGAAACACGTTCCTGTGAAGCTTCCTTGTGGCCATATCTTCGGACAATCATGTCTTGCTCACTGGCTCAATGACAACCGCAGTTGTCCATTGTGTAGAGTGAACTTGTCTGACGAAACCAATGAGGAAAGTTCTTCCGTTCCACCAGTTGCTTACTTGCGATTCGGTACTCCTGGGGGCGGCGGCTTCCATTTATTTGGTGACCAGAACACAAACTCTCCAACTTCCGAAACATCTGAAACTGACGTCAACCAACCGCAAAACCAACAGTCCCAAGAATTTTCGGAGActgcttcaacaaccaCGCAAGATAGTCAGAGACTGTCGAATTTGCTTCGGAGAGCCACATCTGTTATCTTTCATCCGAACAGACCCCAGTCAAACAGGACTGCTGAAGATGAACCCGGCATGCCTTCGCTAGGTCGCCGACGGAACTCTCCAGTGTCTCCAATGATCAACCAAATCCTCAATTTGTTTGGCAGAAaccgaagaagaagactggAAGACAGGTCAGGAGAGTCGTCTATTTTTGCCTCAGGAGTATCAAGTAGAAGAACTGAGGATGGTGTTGAAACTATTACGCATGAAAGTGGTAACCATATGGACAATACTAATGCACTTGACCCTGATAGTACTCAGGCCCCTTCCCGTGATAGCCACCCACAATGA
- a CDS encoding tRNA methyltransferase TYW3 has protein sequence MNAFDQKKSAILREISSNSSQSPDASPKGTIDELCLPIIEVINSHPDMVTTSSCSGRVSVFLEGIKTNFQIGAKGNEGRWLFVTHHPEDLPMWYKKIEFEYRESQPSEMNETQRYILFKFEPLILHVKCRDSESANLLYSTAMACGFRESGIGSNNIVGIRTAIKLDVPFGCLEGETLVSFVSEAYLEILTKLSLDRFTENFKKMDKLKEALVMMGSTKKNQAQIETKEERRLRKMNEGLARREAIKEEKERKRQSQNNE, from the coding sequence ATGAATGCATTCGATCAAAAGAAGTCAGCAATACTTAGAGAGATCTCCAGTAACTCATCCCAGTCTCCTGATGCTTCCCCAAAGGGTACAATTGACGAATTATGTCTTCCCATAATAGAGGTGATCAATTCACACCCTGATATGGTGACCACGTCGCTGTGCTCTGGAAGAGTCTCGGTATTTCTAGAGGGTATCAAGAcaaattttcaaattggTGCCAAGGGCAATGAAGGACGGTGGCTCTTTGTTACACACCACCCAGAGGACCTACCGATGTGGTACAAAAAGATCGAGTTCGAGTACCGAGAATCCCAACCTTCAGAGATGAATGAAACACAGAGGTACATTCTATTCAAGTTCGAACCACTTATATTGCATGTCAAATGCCGTGACCTGGAGTCTGCAAACTTGCTTTATTCAACTGCCATGGCTTGCGGATTCAGAGAGTCTGGCATAGGTAGTAACAATATAGTTGGCATCCGCACTGCAATCAAGCTTGACGTTCCATTTGGGTGTCTTGAAGGGGAAACCTTAGTTTCTTTTGTGTCAGAGGCATATCTTGAAATATTGAcaaagctttctttggaTAGATTCACcgaaaacttcaaaaagatggACAAACTTAAAGAAGCGTTAGTCATGATGGGtctgacgaagaaaaaCCAAGCGCAAATCGAAACGAAGGAAGAACGTAGATTaagaaaaatgaatgaAGGTTTGGCAAGGAGGGAAGCAATTaaggaggaaaaagaaaggaaaagacAGTCTCAAAATAACGAATAG